A single region of the Thermoplasmata archaeon genome encodes:
- a CDS encoding RNA 2'-phosphotransferase, producing MLKECRSHGYFRAEVCPLCGDEGKFLLNDEEVETLGRTMAGVLRHFPERYGLEMDTHGWVDLRDFLTAAQIRNKRFKFLRPHHVIGLIETDPKGRYQFEDGNMRATYGHSMDIDLDLPTEGIPDILYYPTTEEESHLLLEAGLRPSDRKMVHLSATFEAALEAGRVRIQTPVILEIDAKGARAAGTVIMKAGKTVYTTKEVPGEFLKRSQRVEEELPPAESADGPSA from the coding sequence ATGTTGAAGGAGTGCCGTTCTCATGGTTACTTCCGGGCCGAGGTGTGCCCGCTCTGCGGCGACGAGGGGAAGTTCCTCCTGAACGACGAGGAGGTCGAAACCCTCGGCCGGACCATGGCGGGCGTGCTGCGGCACTTCCCGGAACGCTACGGCCTCGAGATGGACACCCACGGGTGGGTCGACCTCCGCGACTTCCTGACCGCGGCCCAGATCCGGAACAAGCGGTTCAAGTTCCTCCGACCCCACCACGTGATCGGCCTGATCGAGACGGACCCCAAGGGCCGCTACCAGTTCGAGGACGGGAACATGCGCGCGACGTACGGGCACTCCATGGACATCGACCTCGACCTCCCGACGGAGGGGATCCCCGACATCCTCTACTACCCCACGACGGAGGAGGAGTCCCATCTGCTCCTCGAGGCGGGCCTCCGACCGTCGGACCGGAAGATGGTCCACCTCAGCGCCACGTTCGAGGCCGCCCTCGAGGCGGGCCGCGTCCGCATCCAGACGCCCGTGATCCTGGAGATCGACGCGAAGGGCGCGCGGGCCGCGGGGACCGTAATCATGAAGGCCGGGAAGACCGTGTACACGACCAAGGAGGTCCCCGGCGAGTTCCTCAAGCGGTCCCAGCGAGTCGAGGAGGAGTTGCCTCCGGCGGAGAGCGCGGATGGCCCGAGCGCCTGA
- a CDS encoding RDD family protein: MPTAFDLIGHNAALQEHWIRRLIAAIIDGILLSIILFIFNFAFAVFLWGIFLWPLFGGVLWWLYSTIFEGTIGATIGKKLVSLQVVAVDGLMDLPRAMIRNVSKVYWIIFLIDLLLGAATEGDPRQRYLDRIARTTVTRVDQQAYMEEQFRMMQHVPPRPTPPPPGAYAAPGAPQAPPAPSAAAPPPGGWPQQPGTWPGQAPPQSQWPQHQWDEEGRLKPEMKFCTACGGQLVARGDGKLTCVRCGAVY; the protein is encoded by the coding sequence ATGCCGACCGCGTTCGACTTAATTGGTCACAACGCCGCGTTGCAGGAGCATTGGATCCGCCGCCTCATCGCTGCCATCATCGACGGCATCCTGCTCTCCATCATCCTGTTCATCTTCAACTTCGCCTTCGCCGTATTCCTGTGGGGCATCTTCCTCTGGCCCTTGTTCGGCGGGGTCCTGTGGTGGCTCTACAGCACGATCTTCGAGGGAACCATCGGCGCGACGATCGGCAAGAAGCTCGTCTCCCTCCAGGTCGTCGCCGTGGACGGCCTCATGGACCTGCCCCGCGCGATGATCCGCAACGTCTCCAAGGTCTACTGGATCATCTTCCTGATCGATCTTCTCCTGGGCGCCGCGACGGAGGGCGACCCCCGCCAACGGTACCTGGACCGGATCGCCCGCACCACGGTGACCCGGGTGGACCAGCAGGCGTACATGGAGGAGCAGTTCCGCATGATGCAGCACGTCCCTCCGCGGCCCACGCCGCCGCCCCCGGGTGCGTATGCGGCGCCGGGCGCCCCGCAGGCCCCGCCGGCGCCGTCCGCGGCCGCGCCGCCTCCGGGCGGCTGGCCCCAGCAGCCGGGCACCTGGCCGGGACAAGCTCCCCCACAGAGCCAGTGGCCCCAGCACCAGTGGGACGAGGAAGGCCGGCTGAAGCCCGAGATGAAGTTCTGCACGGCATGCGGCGGCCAGCTGGTCGCCCGGGGCGACGGCAAGCTCACCTGTGTCCGCTGCGGCGCGGTCTACTGA